Proteins encoded within one genomic window of Couchioplanes caeruleus:
- a CDS encoding VOC family protein, with protein MDKVVHFEVPFDDAERAHGFYREAFGWQLATMPEMSYTMVTTTPTDDTGGPGEPGGINGGMMARQGPITSPVIVIGVEDLDDSLARIEKLGGRVEIGREPVGDMGFAAYVRDTEGNLIGLWQSA; from the coding sequence ATGGACAAGGTGGTCCACTTCGAGGTGCCGTTCGACGACGCCGAGCGCGCACACGGCTTCTACCGCGAGGCCTTCGGTTGGCAGCTTGCGACGATGCCGGAAATGTCCTACACGATGGTCACCACCACGCCGACCGACGACACCGGCGGCCCGGGAGAGCCCGGCGGCATCAACGGCGGCATGATGGCCCGCCAGGGGCCGATCACCTCGCCGGTCATCGTCATCGGCGTCGAGGACCTCGACGACAGCCTGGCCCGGATCGAGAAGCTCGGCGGCCGGGTCGAGATCGGCCGCGAGCCGGTCGGCGACATGGGCTTCGCGGCCTACGTCCGCGACACCGAGGGCAATCTGATCGGTCTCTGGCAGAGCGCCTAG